In Carya illinoinensis cultivar Pawnee chromosome 16, C.illinoinensisPawnee_v1, whole genome shotgun sequence, a single window of DNA contains:
- the LOC122298500 gene encoding peptidyl-prolyl cis-trans isomerase CYP26-2, chloroplastic: protein MLRNPKFLHCSSQFLHPPILPPSPPPPQVQNIPNPPSFPIIKQCCKFSRRELAVGSSSLILLLLGSQNPEPFLQSLALAEETMTDTNVNEGKEENSNSNSNSFPNCTNTNPTRKVFLDISIDKEPVGRIIIGLYGDNAPAGAARFSNLVSGAAGITYRRKEFVRIMPNYVQHGGVRSYGVDAELANRTGSELSGGSLVDEWQRSYDECPGTKNLAGTVSIIVRDPSKPPPKVKLVAREGKLVIDQEEVGIDPNGTEFVIATKDSPELDASALVVGRVLEGMKVVERIGQVKTVNDNTSSPYFRVAKLIGDKRAVVAERGFNRPYSKVVVTNCGLIE, encoded by the exons atgttaaggAATCCCaaattcttgcattgttcctctcaATTCCTGCATCCTCCAATACTACCACcttcacctccacctccacaagTTCAAAACATACCAAATCCCCCATCTTTTCCCATCATCAAACAGTGCTGCAAATTCTCCCGGAGAGAGCTTGCAGTTGGTAGCAGTTCTTTGATACTTCTCCTTCTGGGCTCTCAAAATCCAGAGCCATTCTTGCAGTCCTTGGCATTGGCTGAAGAAACCATGACAGATACCAATgtaaatgaaggaaaagaagagaacTCAAACTCAAACTCAAACTCCTTTCCCAACTGCACCAACACAAACCCAACCAGGAAAGTATTTCTTGATATATCCATTGATAAAGAACCAGTTGGTCGCATTATCATAGGGCTATATGGAGACAATGCCCCTGCTGGAGCTGCTAGATTCAGTAATCTTGTAAGTGGAGCTGCTGGTATAACTTACAGAAGAAAAGAGTTTGTGCGAATCATGCCCAATTATGTCCAACATGGTGGGGTGAGATCCTATGGTGTCGATGCTGAGCTTGCAAACAGGACGGGAAGTGAGTTGTCGGGTGGAAGCCTTGTTGATGAATGGCAGAGATCGTATGACGAGTGTCCGGGGACGAAGAACTTGGCCGGAACTGTGAGCATCATTGTGAGGGATCCTTCAAAACCACCTCCGAAAGTGAAGCTAGTGGCAAGGGAAGGGAAGCTGGTGATTGACCAAGAGGAGGTTGGAATTGACCCAAATGGAACAGAGTTTGTGATTGCCACCAAGGATTCTCCAGAGTTGGATGCATCAGCTTTAGTTGTCGGAAGAGTCTTGGAAGGAATGAAGGTTGTGGAGAGGATTGGACAGGTGAAAACTGTCAATGACAATACCAGTTCTCCATATTTTAG GGTGGCCAAGCTGATAGGCGATAAGAGGGCTGTCGTGGCTGAAAGAGGCTTCAACCGTCCTTACTCGAAGGTGGTTGTCACAAACTGTGGCTTAATAGAGTAA
- the LOC122298670 gene encoding uncharacterized protein LOC122298670 translates to MDVRKIVVLVEDVDAARTALHWALHNLIRYGDLITLLHVFPSSKSKSKNKARLLRLKGFQLALSFKDICSNFPNTNIEIVVTEGDQEGGKISAMVLEIGASVLVVGLHGQSFLYKLAMANENIGNQLNCRVLAIKQPPPLSPSATEASRAAAVAALDMSSSNTNYMDFSQIEIARLLVPEVHPPKIPYRICPNPSAIIWRSKSRRRSGC, encoded by the exons atggatgTGAGGAAAATAGTGGTACTTGTGGAAGATGTGGACGCAGCAAGAACTGCTCTCCACTGGGCTCTGCACAACCTCATTCGTTATGGCGACTTAATAACTCTCCTCCATGTATTCCCCTCCTCCAAATCAAAAAGCAAGAACAAAGCTCGCCTCCTTCGATTAAAAGGCTTTCAACTTGCCCTCTCTTTCAAAGACATCTGCAGCAACTTCCCCAAC ACAAACATTGAGATTGTTGTGACGGAAGGTGACCAAGAGGGTGGGAAGATCTCAGCCATGGTGCTAGAGATTGGAGCTTCAGTACTTGTGGTTGGACTCCATGGCCAAAGCTTTCTTTACAA GTTGGCAATGGCCAATGAAAACATTGGAAACCAGTTGAATTGCAGAGTGCTGGCCATCAAACAGCCACCACCTCTATCGCCTTCAGCGACAGAGGCCTCCAGAGCAGCAGCAGTTGCAGCACTAGACATGAGTTCTTCAAATACTAATTACATGGACTTTTCCCAGATCGAGATTGCCAGATTACT TGTCCCTGAGGTTCATCCACCAAAAATTCCATACAGAATTTGCCCAAATCCATCCGCAATAATTTGGAGATCAAAGTCAAGGAGAAGATCAGGATGTTAA